One window from the genome of Mauremys mutica isolate MM-2020 ecotype Southern chromosome 4, ASM2049712v1, whole genome shotgun sequence encodes:
- the LOC123368194 gene encoding LOW QUALITY PROTEIN: exosome complex component CSL4-like (The sequence of the model RefSeq protein was modified relative to this genomic sequence to represent the inferred CDS: inserted 2 bases in 1 codon; substituted 1 base at 1 genomic stop codon), whose amino-acid sequence MAPLVRCCVPGEWLCRLEEGAAGSGTYTWHGYTCTALVGCLAKTSKDGALPVVSVVRDAESQLLPDVGAIVTXTRREDIXATEKDKVEVYKSFRPGGIVLAKVISLGDMQSNYLLSTAENELGVVVAHSKAGAQMVLISWCEMQCPRTHSKELRKVARMQPEFLQT is encoded by the exons ATGGCCCCGCTGGTGCGGTGCTGCGTCCCAGGTGAGTGGCTCTGCAGACTGGAGGAGGGCGCGGCGGGCAGTGGGACCTACACCTGGCACGGCTACACGTGCACGGCGCTGGTCGGCTGCCTGGCGAAGACGAGCAAGGATGGAGCGCTGCCGGTGGTGTCTGTGGTGAGAGATGCCGAGTCACAGCTCCTGCCCGACGTAGGGGCCATCGTGAC TACAAGGAGAGAAGACATTTGAGCCACAGAGAAAGACAAGGTGGAAGTTTACAAGAGTTTCCGACCTGGAGGCATAGTCCTGGCCAAAGTGATCTCCCTGGGGGACATGCAGTCCAACTACCTGCTGAGCACAGCGGAGAACGAGCTGGGCGTGGTGGTGGCTCACAGCAAAGCAGGGGCACAGATGGTGCTGATCAGCTGGTGTGAGATGCAGTGCCCCAGGACACACTCCAAGGAGCTCCGCAAGGTGGCCCGCATGCAGCCGGAATTCCTGCAGACCTAG